One window of Mesorhizobium loti R88b genomic DNA carries:
- the phnG gene encoding phosphonate C-P lyase system protein PhnG: MRIEVEKRQRWMAVLARARCDELERAWDNLAIQPQFDWLRRPETGLVLVRGRAGGTGALFNLGEVTMTRCAVRLADGMTGFAFVLGRDQRHAQLAAVFDALLQGTDDSASGVLRFVTEFGIAQSARREIKSRKAASTKVHFFAMARGISPE; this comes from the coding sequence GTGCGGATTGAAGTTGAAAAGCGGCAGCGATGGATGGCGGTTCTCGCGCGAGCCCGATGCGATGAACTTGAGCGGGCCTGGGACAACCTGGCCATCCAGCCGCAATTTGATTGGCTTCGCCGACCGGAAACCGGCCTCGTGCTTGTGCGTGGACGCGCCGGGGGTACCGGCGCCCTATTCAACCTTGGTGAGGTCACGATGACCCGATGTGCCGTTAGGTTGGCCGATGGCATGACGGGCTTCGCCTTCGTCCTCGGGCGCGACCAGCGTCATGCACAACTGGCGGCAGTTTTCGATGCGCTGTTGCAAGGAACAGATGACAGTGCGAGCGGCGTACTTCGGTTCGTTACCGAATTTGGAATCGCGCAATCCGCCCGCCGTGAGATCAAGAGCCGCAAAGCGGCTTCGACTAAGGTCCACTTTTTCGCAATGGCTCGAGGCATCAGTCCGGAATGA
- the phnH gene encoding phosphonate C-P lyase system protein PhnH: MISVLDTAGLEPGFANPVFDSQDTFRRVLDAYAYVGRPQTLVSATAAVGPLDPATAAVCLTLADCETPVWLDSRSNLPSVRKYLGFHCGVPFVDSVERSTFAIVANPMTMPRLAEFNPGTELEPQVSTTIVVQVPSLNGGPPVRWRGPGIQREVSVDVDGLASWFWEDWELNHELYPSGVDVLFTSGNAIIALPRSISGEI, from the coding sequence ATGATCAGCGTTTTGGATACTGCCGGGCTTGAGCCCGGATTCGCAAATCCTGTCTTCGATAGCCAGGACACATTCCGCCGCGTGTTAGATGCGTATGCATATGTCGGCAGGCCGCAAACGCTGGTCTCTGCCACTGCGGCAGTCGGTCCCCTTGATCCGGCGACCGCCGCCGTCTGCCTCACGCTTGCGGATTGCGAAACACCGGTCTGGCTCGATTCCCGGTCGAATCTACCTTCGGTTCGCAAGTACCTTGGGTTTCACTGCGGGGTGCCGTTTGTGGACAGCGTTGAAAGATCGACATTTGCCATTGTGGCCAATCCGATGACGATGCCGCGCCTGGCCGAGTTCAATCCCGGAACAGAATTGGAGCCTCAGGTCTCGACGACGATTGTTGTCCAGGTGCCATCTTTAAACGGCGGTCCGCCTGTTCGGTGGCGTGGACCGGGCATCCAGCGCGAAGTTTCGGTGGACGTTGATGGGCTTGCATCTTGGTTTTGGGAGGACTGGGAGCTCAATCATGAGCTTTATCCGAGTGGAGTCGATGTTCTCTTTACCTCCGGAAATGCAATTATCGCTCTTCCTCGCAGCATATCCGGGGAGATCTAG
- the phnM gene encoding phosphonate metabolism protein PhnM, with protein sequence MIIRTDTSPHRAAAKLSPNELTLTGARLVLPDEVYDGTVHIIDGYIDDIAAGRSTVPGAIDLEGGYVTPGLIDLHTDNSEKHALPRAGVVWNHLSAVMAHDALVIAAGITTVFDSLCIGSTTRDHTRQADRARILPVLIDGIREARAHGLLRADHFLHLRCEVTDEEVMSVFTPLVGDPLVKLVSVMDHAPGHRQSPQLDRFREMQIKQYGWSAEDADRRIEAWIDASRTIGPQNRSRIIALARARQLPLASHDDQTPEHVREANDAGVLISEFPTTRAAAEIARSLGICILMGAPNIVRGSSHSGNISARELATTGHLDILASDYVPASLLHGAFQLTRDPIGMSLTKAISTVSSVPASVTGFCDRGMIGIGGRADLCHIVEIADIPVVRGVWRQGRQVF encoded by the coding sequence ATGATCATAAGAACGGATACTTCACCGCACCGTGCAGCGGCAAAGCTCTCCCCGAACGAACTGACATTAACCGGCGCGCGACTTGTTTTGCCGGATGAAGTTTATGATGGAACAGTCCACATCATCGATGGCTACATCGACGACATCGCCGCCGGCAGAAGCACAGTGCCTGGCGCGATCGACCTCGAAGGCGGCTATGTGACGCCAGGCCTCATCGATCTCCATACCGACAATTCGGAGAAGCATGCACTGCCGCGCGCCGGCGTGGTGTGGAATCATCTTTCGGCGGTCATGGCACACGATGCGCTGGTCATAGCAGCCGGCATCACGACAGTTTTTGATTCCCTTTGCATAGGATCAACGACCCGGGATCATACCAGACAAGCTGATCGAGCTCGCATCCTGCCCGTTCTCATCGACGGGATTCGTGAAGCCAGGGCCCATGGACTGCTTCGAGCGGATCATTTTCTGCATTTGCGTTGCGAGGTGACCGACGAAGAGGTGATGTCCGTGTTCACGCCTTTGGTCGGCGATCCGCTTGTGAAACTCGTATCGGTGATGGACCATGCCCCTGGTCATCGCCAATCGCCCCAACTCGACCGCTTCCGTGAAATGCAGATCAAGCAGTATGGCTGGTCGGCAGAGGACGCCGACCGTCGAATCGAAGCATGGATCGATGCCTCACGGACGATAGGACCTCAAAACCGAAGCCGAATTATTGCCCTTGCGCGCGCTCGGCAACTGCCGCTCGCCAGCCATGATGATCAAACACCTGAACATGTTCGAGAAGCGAATGACGCTGGAGTTTTGATCTCTGAATTTCCGACAACCCGGGCTGCTGCGGAGATTGCGCGCTCCCTTGGCATTTGCATCTTAATGGGCGCACCGAATATCGTTCGCGGCAGCTCGCACTCGGGAAACATAAGCGCCCGTGAGCTGGCGACAACCGGTCACCTCGACATCCTTGCCTCGGATTACGTTCCGGCGAGCCTGTTGCATGGAGCCTTTCAACTGACAAGGGATCCGATCGGGATGAGTCTTACGAAGGCCATTTCCACGGTTAGTTCGGTCCCTGCCTCGGTGACCGGCTTTTGCGACAGAGGGATGATTGGAATCGGCGGCCGCGCCGATCTCTGCCACATCGTTGAAATCGCCGACATTCCCGTTGTTCGCGGAGTGTGGAGGCAAGGTCGTCAAGTATTTTGA
- the phnK gene encoding phosphonate C-P lyase system protein PhnK: MRAAAQFQPARRQPLLSVRQLTKMYGKTVGCRDLSFDLFPGEIIAIVGESGSGKSTLLSCLSGRLMPDQGSVIYDLNHKGPTDILTLSEPERRKLMRTDWGLVHQNPRDGLRMEVTAGGNIGERPMAVGARHYGRIREEAQNWLAQVEIDLLRTDHRPKTFSGGMQQRLQIARILVTKPRLVFMDEPTGGLDVSVQARLLDLLRCLVMNIGVAVVIVTHDLSVARLLADRIIVMWRGNMVETGLADQVLDDPHHPYTQLLVSSVL, from the coding sequence ATGAGAGCAGCGGCTCAGTTCCAGCCCGCCCGCCGCCAGCCGCTGCTTTCCGTCCGGCAGCTCACGAAAATGTATGGAAAGACGGTAGGCTGCCGGGACCTTTCGTTCGATCTCTTTCCAGGGGAAATCATCGCGATTGTCGGGGAATCCGGATCCGGAAAGTCGACGTTGCTCAGCTGCCTGTCGGGACGTTTGATGCCTGATCAGGGTTCCGTCATTTACGATCTGAATCATAAAGGACCGACGGACATTTTGACCTTATCGGAGCCGGAACGCCGCAAGCTGATGCGGACGGACTGGGGACTCGTCCACCAAAACCCGCGAGATGGCCTTAGAATGGAAGTCACCGCTGGTGGCAATATAGGGGAGCGGCCAATGGCAGTCGGTGCACGCCACTATGGTCGCATACGAGAGGAAGCTCAGAATTGGCTTGCCCAGGTTGAGATTGACCTGCTGCGCACAGATCATCGACCGAAAACGTTTTCCGGTGGCATGCAGCAACGTCTGCAAATTGCCAGAATTCTCGTTACCAAGCCGCGCCTCGTCTTTATGGACGAACCGACGGGCGGCCTCGATGTATCGGTTCAAGCCCGGCTGCTCGACCTGCTGCGGTGCCTGGTCATGAATATCGGAGTGGCTGTCGTGATAGTCACCCACGACCTGTCTGTTGCCCGACTATTGGCGGACCGCATCATCGTGATGTGGCGAGGAAACATGGTGGAGACCGGCCTCGCCGACCAGGTTCTGGACGATCCGCATCATCCCTACACGCAGCTTCTCGTTTCCTCGGTGCTCTGA
- the phnF gene encoding phosphonate metabolism transcriptional regulator PhnF: MKRWELVRSALLNDIDAGAFQDGRLPGDFVLADRFGVNRHTVRNAIKVLESEGALRVQHGVGTFVADDFVSHKLNSDPRFTYKLLGQNKSVKREILSINETSVEPDIASHLNIAPSALVTEVRSTSFINDWPLATGTSYYPAARVPGLATAFEGMNSPTAALKRCGIAEYKRKWTRITARRPSPQEAQLLRISSSSPVLFETNVDVTPDGLPIKYAFSVIRSDRYEYLIETNE; this comes from the coding sequence ATGAAGCGTTGGGAACTGGTTCGGTCCGCTCTACTCAATGATATTGATGCGGGAGCCTTCCAGGATGGCCGCCTGCCTGGCGATTTTGTCTTGGCAGACCGATTTGGCGTCAATCGGCATACCGTGCGCAATGCCATCAAGGTTTTGGAATCTGAAGGCGCCTTGCGAGTTCAGCATGGTGTCGGAACCTTTGTTGCTGATGATTTCGTTTCACACAAACTGAACAGCGATCCCAGGTTCACTTATAAGCTCCTTGGTCAGAACAAGTCCGTGAAGCGGGAGATACTGTCGATCAACGAAACTTCTGTCGAACCTGATATTGCAAGTCATTTGAACATCGCTCCCTCAGCACTGGTTACCGAGGTCAGGTCGACCTCATTCATCAATGATTGGCCTTTGGCGACCGGAACGAGCTACTATCCGGCAGCGCGCGTTCCTGGCCTCGCCACCGCATTCGAGGGAATGAACTCTCCCACTGCCGCCTTGAAGCGCTGCGGCATCGCGGAATATAAGCGGAAATGGACACGGATCACGGCCCGAAGACCTAGCCCGCAAGAAGCGCAGCTCCTGCGAATATCTTCGTCCAGCCCGGTACTTTTTGAGACCAATGTCGACGTAACGCCGGATGGCTTACCGATCAAATACGCTTTCAGCGTCATACGAAGCGACCGGTACGAATATCTTATTGAAACGAACGAATAA
- a CDS encoding ABC transporter ATP-binding protein, which produces MKQSELLRVENLRTYFYSQGRTVRAVEDVSFSVQQGSTVCLVGESGSGKSATAFSILNLIPKSMGRVVAGKVLYGGEDLLRISQRRQRTILGNEIAMIFQEPAAALNPVCTVGEQIAEVLRTHKQCSAREARRQAKAMLDRVGIPDAQRRLDDYPHQLSGGMRQRAMIAIALSCRPKLLIADEPTTALDATVQSQILGLLHELQADTGMALLFITHDLSVVAEIADRVLVMYAGRIVEEGDVMQIFDDPWMPYTRGLLKARPGLHSGDGSSRRLSAVPGDPPDLANLSIGCSFRPRCCHAAADCAYRPPDLETVRGHSVRCMHWRQIVEAAGEPEAVL; this is translated from the coding sequence ATGAAACAGAGCGAGCTTCTCCGTGTCGAAAATCTACGCACCTATTTCTACTCCCAAGGTCGCACTGTCAGAGCAGTCGAAGATGTGTCGTTCTCGGTTCAGCAAGGGAGTACTGTGTGCCTTGTCGGAGAATCCGGATCGGGCAAATCGGCAACTGCCTTTTCTATCCTGAACCTTATCCCAAAGTCGATGGGGCGCGTAGTTGCGGGGAAGGTCCTCTATGGAGGGGAGGACCTTCTCCGGATTTCTCAACGACGTCAACGCACGATCTTGGGCAACGAAATTGCCATGATATTTCAAGAACCCGCGGCGGCGCTTAATCCCGTCTGCACCGTAGGCGAGCAGATCGCGGAGGTTCTTCGAACCCATAAACAGTGCAGTGCTCGTGAGGCGCGCCGGCAAGCAAAGGCAATGCTTGATCGCGTCGGTATTCCCGACGCTCAACGCCGCCTGGACGATTACCCGCACCAGCTGTCCGGTGGCATGCGACAAAGAGCAATGATCGCGATCGCACTCTCGTGTCGCCCTAAGTTACTCATCGCCGATGAACCGACCACAGCGCTCGACGCGACAGTTCAATCGCAAATTCTCGGCCTCCTTCACGAGTTGCAGGCGGACACTGGCATGGCACTGCTGTTCATCACGCATGACCTCAGCGTCGTCGCCGAGATCGCTGACCGGGTTCTGGTGATGTACGCCGGCCGAATTGTCGAAGAAGGCGATGTCATGCAGATATTCGACGATCCGTGGATGCCCTACACTCGCGGTCTACTAAAAGCGCGGCCGGGCCTCCACTCCGGAGACGGATCTTCCCGGCGGCTTTCTGCCGTGCCCGGCGATCCTCCGGACCTCGCAAACCTGTCAATTGGCTGCTCCTTTCGCCCACGATGCTGCCATGCAGCCGCTGATTGCGCCTACCGCCCACCGGACCTCGAAACAGTCCGCGGGCACAGCGTGCGTTGCATGCATTGGCGTCAAATCGTGGAGGCCGCTGGGGAGCCGGAGGCTGTCCTATGA
- a CDS encoding alkaline phosphatase family protein: MTHRKLLLIMIDGVSADYFQAHANRLPNLSSLAADGYLVRRMRSAVPATSMPGRASILTGVGAEIHGIFGNRILSDGAFVAAEAEHLLVPTIATLASRAGLDVACIGHALIKPEDTSIYVPPCWLRGPGFIKIPSDGSTPSLLKIKDPRGRLGAIPLPSYVPEFSGPDGVSSITRTLIGDQLTIAAAASLLESEEAPDLLITEINATDAFQHDFGYGSDEAHFAIAFADSLVGRCLDSLRRAGRRDDYTIAIVSDHGHRNIKTSILPDLIIPGKVWQSEGATLHVLVESDMDRREVTKKLLQYGAEAWNSDHLPIELRNRIATFTAPPECDFEETPAHHPADQPVGCPKYKSTHGFRPGSAADDRVCIISGPAVPNEVAEGAEATRLTPTLSCVLGLPGDTFSDCPLFR, from the coding sequence ATGACGCATCGAAAACTTCTTCTCATAATGATCGATGGCGTGAGCGCCGACTATTTCCAAGCACATGCCAACCGTCTGCCAAACTTATCGTCACTGGCAGCCGATGGATATCTCGTACGCCGCATGCGCTCTGCGGTACCAGCGACCTCCATGCCGGGTCGGGCTTCCATACTCACAGGTGTCGGAGCCGAGATACATGGTATCTTTGGCAATCGCATCCTGAGTGACGGCGCCTTTGTTGCAGCTGAAGCAGAACACCTCCTCGTTCCGACGATTGCGACTCTTGCCTCGCGTGCCGGCCTCGACGTGGCTTGCATCGGGCACGCCCTCATTAAGCCGGAAGATACGTCCATCTATGTTCCACCTTGCTGGCTGCGTGGCCCGGGCTTCATCAAGATCCCCAGCGATGGGAGTACGCCGTCACTGCTGAAGATAAAGGATCCACGCGGCCGACTGGGGGCCATCCCGCTGCCCTCTTACGTACCTGAATTCAGCGGGCCGGACGGCGTATCCAGCATTACCAGGACGCTTATCGGTGACCAGCTTACGATCGCCGCGGCCGCCAGTCTGCTCGAGTCAGAAGAGGCACCTGATCTTCTCATTACGGAGATCAATGCCACGGACGCCTTCCAGCATGACTTCGGCTATGGGAGCGACGAAGCTCATTTCGCGATCGCTTTCGCGGATTCTCTCGTTGGTCGTTGTTTGGATAGTCTGCGCCGGGCAGGTCGGCGTGATGATTACACGATTGCGATCGTCAGCGATCATGGCCACCGTAACATCAAAACATCAATCTTGCCGGACCTGATCATTCCGGGAAAGGTGTGGCAGTCCGAAGGTGCAACGCTGCACGTTTTGGTTGAAAGCGATATGGACCGCCGAGAGGTAACCAAGAAATTGCTCCAGTATGGCGCAGAGGCCTGGAATAGCGATCATCTACCAATTGAACTCCGCAACAGAATTGCCACTTTCACGGCGCCGCCAGAATGTGATTTCGAAGAGACCCCGGCACACCATCCGGCAGACCAACCGGTCGGCTGTCCGAAATACAAATCTACCCATGGTTTTCGACCTGGCTCTGCTGCGGATGATCGTGTTTGCATTATTTCCGGGCCGGCTGTTCCGAATGAGGTCGCGGAAGGGGCTGAAGCGACGCGCTTAACTCCAACGCTTTCATGCGTCCTTGGACTGCCCGGCGATACATTTTCCGATTGCCCGCTTTTCCGATAA
- a CDS encoding alpha-D-ribose 1-methylphosphonate 5-phosphate C-P-lyase PhnJ, with the protein MTGPHDNAAGRSFRQPYNFAYLDEQSKRMIRRCILKSMAVPGLQVPFGSREMPLAYGWGTGGIQVTASVIGPNDTLKVIDQGADDATNAVSIRRFFKRVAGIATTEITEAATIIQTRHRVPETPLKEGQIIVYQVPSPEPLRRLEPRDSETRKMHAYAEYGLMSVELYEDIARFGHIATTNSYPVMTNGRYLMSPSPIPKFDNPKIANNPAIQLFGAGREKRIYAVPPYTQVQSLDFEDHPFRVQRWRQCCSLCGATDSYLDEIVMSDKGRRMFVCSDTDYCTTRRNHGHLGPDRGDPADIELLLPSKIATGSESR; encoded by the coding sequence ATGACGGGACCTCATGACAACGCAGCCGGCCGCAGCTTCCGCCAACCCTACAATTTTGCGTATCTGGACGAACAGTCCAAAAGGATGATCCGGCGATGCATTTTGAAGTCCATGGCCGTTCCAGGCCTTCAGGTTCCGTTTGGCAGCCGCGAAATGCCGCTGGCGTACGGGTGGGGGACCGGCGGCATTCAAGTCACAGCCAGTGTCATTGGACCAAACGACACGCTGAAGGTGATTGACCAGGGCGCGGACGACGCAACGAATGCCGTCTCCATCCGGCGTTTTTTCAAGCGTGTGGCCGGCATCGCTACGACCGAAATAACAGAGGCTGCCACAATCATTCAGACGCGTCATCGGGTGCCCGAAACGCCTCTCAAGGAGGGACAAATTATCGTCTACCAAGTGCCGTCGCCCGAACCGTTGCGCCGGCTGGAACCGAGGGACTCCGAAACCCGTAAGATGCATGCCTATGCAGAATATGGTCTGATGAGTGTCGAGCTTTACGAAGATATCGCGCGCTTTGGTCATATTGCGACGACCAACAGCTATCCAGTTATGACAAACGGGCGATATTTGATGTCGCCTTCACCTATTCCCAAATTTGACAACCCGAAGATAGCGAACAATCCAGCCATTCAGCTTTTCGGCGCGGGCCGTGAAAAGCGGATTTACGCCGTCCCCCCCTACACACAGGTGCAGAGCCTGGATTTCGAAGACCATCCGTTTCGTGTGCAGCGATGGAGGCAATGCTGCTCCCTTTGTGGGGCGACTGACAGTTATCTTGATGAGATCGTGATGAGTGACAAGGGTCGTCGGATGTTCGTTTGCTCGGACACCGACTACTGCACTACTCGCCGGAACCATGGTCACCTTGGACCGGATCGTGGCGATCCCGCCGACATCGAATTGCTCTTACCCTCGAAAATCGCAACGGGATCGGAATCACGATGA
- a CDS encoding carbon-phosphorus lyase complex subunit PhnI, giving the protein MAYVAVKGGEEAILNSHGLVAEDRRGDPAVPELTVRQIAEQFGLAVDRVMCEGSVYDRELAALALKQAQGDAVEAIFLLRAFRTTLPRLAVSNALDTARMAIQRRVSATFKDIPGGQILGSTYEYTHRLLDFDHLDIVDCDMPKAKVADDPLDPTFPRAFDSISDEDLIEAELPEPDQSPVFDLTRDPLAMPAGRDQRLQNLARGDEGFVVGLAYSALRGYGAAHPYVGETRVGDVTIEILPEELGFSVSIGDIIVTECQMLDFFGGSEDEPARFTRGYGLSFGKSERKAMAMAIVDRSLRCREYGEEAKYPVQDEEFVLSHTDNLEAAGFVSHLTLPHYVDFQGDLQFIRQLREEHNRRRSSKEAAE; this is encoded by the coding sequence ATGGCTTATGTTGCCGTAAAAGGTGGGGAGGAGGCTATCCTCAACTCACATGGTTTGGTTGCGGAGGATCGGCGGGGAGACCCAGCAGTTCCCGAACTTACGGTCCGGCAGATTGCCGAGCAGTTCGGTCTCGCTGTCGACCGAGTGATGTGTGAGGGCTCTGTCTACGATAGAGAGCTTGCGGCATTGGCATTGAAACAAGCCCAAGGCGACGCCGTTGAGGCGATCTTCCTTCTCCGGGCGTTTCGCACGACTCTACCGCGCTTGGCAGTGTCAAACGCGCTCGATACAGCCCGGATGGCCATTCAGCGACGCGTCTCAGCAACCTTCAAGGACATTCCCGGAGGGCAGATTCTCGGTTCGACCTATGAGTACACACATAGGCTGCTTGATTTTGATCATCTCGATATTGTTGATTGCGATATGCCGAAAGCGAAGGTCGCGGATGATCCGCTGGATCCAACTTTTCCGCGTGCCTTCGACAGCATTTCCGACGAAGACCTGATTGAAGCCGAGTTGCCGGAACCCGACCAGTCACCGGTTTTCGATCTCACCCGAGATCCTCTTGCCATGCCCGCCGGTCGCGATCAGCGCTTGCAAAATCTGGCCCGTGGCGATGAGGGATTTGTCGTGGGTTTGGCGTATTCAGCGCTGCGTGGCTATGGCGCTGCCCATCCCTACGTAGGGGAAACAAGGGTTGGGGATGTCACGATAGAAATCCTACCCGAGGAATTGGGCTTTTCTGTTTCTATTGGCGACATCATCGTCACGGAATGCCAGATGCTGGATTTCTTTGGGGGCTCGGAAGACGAGCCTGCGCGCTTCACCCGCGGATATGGTCTCTCATTTGGAAAGAGTGAGCGCAAGGCGATGGCAATGGCAATCGTTGACCGATCGTTGCGCTGTCGCGAATACGGCGAGGAAGCAAAATACCCTGTTCAGGATGAAGAGTTCGTTCTGTCCCATACCGACAATCTCGAGGCGGCCGGTTTCGTCTCGCATCTCACTTTGCCTCACTATGTCGATTTCCAGGGCGACCTGCAATTCATAAGACAGTTGCGGGAGGAGCATAACCGCCGCCGTTCAAGCAAGGAGGCCGCGGAATGA
- a CDS encoding ABC transporter ATP-binding protein: MNANISDIETPETGAVPITYGGKPLLEVDSLRVHLPLRNISPFRLKRSIKAVDGISFCIAPGEIVGVVGESGSGKTTLGRSLLRLVTPSSGRIRFKGTDLTALSSKEMYSFRRQMQMVFQDPYSSLNPRMTVAEIVGDPLSIHKAHLTTQARQVRIAELLSQVGISPAHGSRHPHAFSGGQRQRIAIARALATEPDFVVADEPVSALDVSVQAQIVNLLLDLKERHALTILFISHDLRVVSHIADRVIVMYLGKVVEIAPAEIFRNAPAHPYTEALVSALPVPHPSLRRARVVLKGEVPSAVTPPSGCVFRTRCSIASAECAKVTPDLRQVGAGHWIACIKR; encoded by the coding sequence ATGAATGCTAATATTAGCGATATTGAAACGCCCGAAACCGGTGCAGTCCCGATCACCTATGGTGGCAAGCCCTTGCTTGAAGTTGACAGCCTTCGCGTCCATCTGCCACTCCGCAACATCTCACCGTTCAGGTTGAAACGATCCATAAAAGCCGTCGATGGAATATCGTTTTGCATTGCTCCTGGCGAAATCGTGGGCGTGGTCGGCGAATCCGGCTCAGGCAAGACGACATTAGGTCGGAGCTTGCTGCGGCTTGTCACGCCGAGTTCCGGTCGGATCCGATTTAAAGGGACCGATCTGACAGCTCTGTCGTCCAAAGAGATGTATTCTTTTCGGCGGCAAATGCAGATGGTGTTCCAGGACCCGTATAGCAGCCTCAACCCGCGCATGACTGTGGCGGAAATTGTTGGTGACCCGCTGTCAATCCACAAAGCTCATCTGACAACGCAGGCGCGGCAGGTACGGATCGCCGAACTCTTATCTCAAGTCGGAATATCCCCAGCACACGGCTCGCGTCACCCTCACGCTTTTAGTGGGGGGCAACGCCAAAGGATTGCCATCGCCAGGGCCCTGGCCACCGAGCCGGATTTCGTCGTCGCCGATGAGCCCGTATCGGCGCTCGATGTTTCGGTCCAGGCTCAGATCGTTAATCTACTTCTTGATCTGAAGGAAAGGCATGCTCTTACGATCCTGTTCATCTCGCATGATCTGCGAGTGGTTAGCCATATAGCAGATCGGGTAATCGTAATGTATCTCGGTAAGGTCGTGGAAATCGCACCGGCCGAAATATTTCGAAATGCGCCCGCTCATCCTTATACCGAAGCCCTGGTTTCAGCGCTTCCCGTTCCCCATCCAAGTCTTCGCCGAGCACGGGTAGTTCTGAAAGGCGAAGTTCCGAGCGCTGTTACACCTCCATCAGGCTGCGTCTTTAGAACGAGGTGCTCAATTGCCAGCGCAGAATGTGCCAAGGTCACGCCAGATCTTCGGCAAGTCGGCGCAGGCCACTGGATAGCATGTATAAAACGTTAA
- the phnL gene encoding phosphonate C-P lyase system protein PhnL has translation MISSATDPALRAVGLAKTFTLHAQGGIVLPVFDNIELTVNAGECVCLVGPSGAGKSTLLRSLYANYKPDAGKILVVHRNETVDLLAAEPWEVVEIRRSAIGYVSQFLRVIPRVPALDVVAGPAIAKGIPADQAKALSKTLLTRLNIPERLWPLAPATFSGGEQQRVNIARGFVVDYPIILLDEPTASLDAANRATVVDLITEAKARGAAIVGIFHDEEVRRAVADRLFAVA, from the coding sequence GTGATATCCTCAGCAACGGACCCCGCACTTCGCGCCGTTGGCCTTGCCAAGACCTTCACGCTGCACGCCCAGGGCGGCATTGTCCTGCCTGTCTTCGACAATATCGAACTCACGGTCAACGCCGGTGAGTGCGTCTGCCTCGTCGGTCCTTCCGGCGCCGGCAAGTCGACGCTCCTGCGCTCGCTTTACGCCAATTATAAGCCGGATGCCGGCAAGATCCTCGTCGTACATAGGAACGAAACCGTCGATCTCCTCGCCGCCGAACCTTGGGAGGTCGTCGAAATCCGCCGCAGCGCGATCGGCTACGTTAGCCAGTTCCTGCGCGTCATCCCGCGGGTGCCCGCCCTCGACGTCGTCGCGGGCCCCGCCATCGCCAAGGGCATCCCGGCCGACCAGGCCAAGGCGCTCTCCAAAACGCTGCTCACGCGCCTCAACATTCCCGAACGGCTCTGGCCGCTCGCACCAGCCACCTTCTCCGGTGGCGAGCAGCAGCGTGTCAATATAGCCCGCGGCTTCGTCGTCGACTATCCCATCATACTCCTCGACGAACCGACTGCATCCCTCGACGCCGCCAACCGGGCCACCGTCGTCGACCTCATCACCGAAGCTAAGGCGCGCGGGGCAGCGATCGTCGGCATCTTCCATGACGAAGAGGTACGCCGAGCTGTCGCTGACCGGTTGTTTGCGGTCGCCTGA